The Rhodococcus sp. X156 genome window below encodes:
- a CDS encoding PE domain-containing protein, giving the protein MLPEDDRALAESSAAVERSKTEWTALKASAGRGELRFEPEAAERCAKACEDAIAKIEGHLARARRLTAVEGFGTPNAGVALAAKFSAKGAEAVSVLKAHLDVLADMRDAYRAAGRAYVATESANTTTFGAE; this is encoded by the coding sequence ATGTTGCCTGAGGATGATCGCGCGCTGGCGGAGTCGAGTGCCGCAGTGGAGCGGAGCAAGACGGAGTGGACGGCGCTGAAGGCGTCGGCGGGGCGGGGTGAGCTGCGCTTTGAGCCGGAGGCGGCGGAGCGGTGTGCGAAGGCGTGTGAGGACGCGATCGCGAAGATTGAGGGGCACTTAGCCCGCGCTCGCCGGCTTACAGCCGTGGAGGGCTTTGGCACCCCGAATGCGGGGGTCGCATTGGCTGCAAAGTTCAGTGCCAAAGGTGCTGAGGCAGTATCGGTGCTCAAAGCTCATCTGGACGTGCTTGCTGATATGCGCGACGCGTACCGGGCAGCTGGCCGTGCGTATGTCGCAACTGAGTCCGCGAACACAACCACGTTCGGCGCCGAGTGA
- a CDS encoding DUF3558 family protein, with protein sequence MCGIALAVTACGSNTSTVASQNESQVSDAPLEASTAKQPRAAEIKTCEDLSSGDIAAMGLDPATKKPADLEGQVKQFGCRWSGEHIIVDVLTTTATVAMYDSRTDLNIVGHPVVFGLPSIAFQVPNDPGACFLLSDLEGRKGLMVLAGIKFEHEAAVGVDSCTLATRLMERAAPILLAPR encoded by the coding sequence GTGTGCGGGATTGCCCTAGCAGTAACTGCTTGCGGCTCAAACACGTCGACAGTGGCTTCTCAGAACGAAAGCCAAGTCTCAGACGCTCCGTTGGAGGCATCCACTGCCAAGCAGCCACGGGCGGCCGAAATCAAGACCTGCGAAGATCTGTCATCTGGAGACATCGCAGCAATGGGGCTGGATCCCGCAACGAAGAAGCCTGCGGACCTCGAAGGGCAGGTCAAGCAGTTCGGATGTCGCTGGTCCGGCGAGCACATCATCGTGGACGTGCTAACGACTACCGCAACGGTCGCCATGTACGACAGCAGGACGGACCTCAACATCGTCGGCCATCCAGTTGTGTTCGGGTTACCCTCGATTGCCTTTCAAGTTCCTAACGATCCAGGAGCGTGTTTCCTGCTGTCTGACCTCGAGGGCCGCAAGGGATTGATGGTGCTTGCGGGTATCAAGTTTGAGCACGAGGCAGCCGTCGGCGTGGATTCGTGCACGCTGGCGACACGCCTCATGGAAAGGGCGGCACCGATACTCCTTGCGCCACGGTGA
- a CDS encoding HNH endonuclease signature motif containing protein, giving the protein MEIAVALAEPAGVELWRLGTDELRAFARELGTTVSAIQGLQLRTITEIDRRGAAIELGAANTARWLTDVSHVSPGAASRMVQLGLALDRLPDVAAALDSGALLSEHAEVIVRVLQQLPDDLPDDGVDACRTYLLEAALAEDPQALNRRGRELLARISPDDAELTEEHAVARRELRISDCGDGLHKVTGWLDTEAAELAHSVLSPLAKPRPADDGERDTRSPAKRLGDAFVDLLGRAADHACVPGEGYARPHLTLHVRADALAAGHGPAAELTFLGPLSIAAARRLACDAEITPMTLDENGVPLDVGRTTYVVSGGLRRALIARDRGCAFPGCGRPPGWCHAHHIVHWADNGDTALSNLVLLCGHHHRVVHHHGWAVTIGDDRQPWFTPPAWIDPDGTPRPAHQRRHQPQLLSLE; this is encoded by the coding sequence ATGGAGATCGCCGTCGCACTCGCCGAGCCCGCTGGGGTCGAGCTGTGGCGGCTGGGCACGGACGAGCTCCGCGCATTCGCCCGCGAGCTAGGAACCACGGTCTCTGCCATTCAGGGCCTGCAGCTACGAACCATCACCGAGATCGATCGGCGGGGAGCAGCAATCGAGCTGGGCGCCGCGAACACCGCGCGGTGGCTGACCGACGTGAGCCACGTGTCCCCGGGTGCGGCATCGAGAATGGTGCAGTTGGGCCTGGCCCTGGATCGGCTGCCCGATGTGGCCGCTGCGCTGGACTCCGGCGCCCTGCTGAGCGAGCACGCCGAGGTGATCGTCCGGGTGCTGCAGCAGCTGCCCGACGACCTACCCGATGACGGTGTCGATGCCTGCCGCACCTACCTATTGGAAGCGGCGTTGGCCGAGGACCCGCAGGCCCTGAATCGCCGCGGTCGCGAGCTGCTCGCCCGCATCTCCCCCGACGATGCTGAGCTCACCGAGGAACACGCCGTCGCACGACGGGAGCTGCGGATCAGTGACTGCGGCGACGGGCTGCACAAGGTGACCGGCTGGCTGGACACCGAAGCCGCCGAGCTCGCCCACTCCGTGCTCTCACCGCTAGCCAAGCCGCGCCCCGCCGACGACGGCGAGCGCGACACCCGGTCACCGGCCAAACGCCTCGGGGACGCCTTCGTCGACCTGCTCGGCCGGGCCGCGGACCACGCCTGCGTGCCCGGGGAGGGCTACGCCCGCCCGCACCTCACCCTGCACGTGCGCGCCGACGCCCTCGCCGCCGGCCATGGCCCGGCCGCAGAGCTCACCTTCCTCGGCCCCTTGTCCATCGCCGCCGCCCGACGGTTGGCCTGTGACGCCGAGATCACCCCCATGACCCTGGACGAGAACGGCGTACCGCTCGACGTCGGACGCACCACCTACGTCGTGTCCGGTGGCCTGCGCAGGGCCCTCATCGCCCGGGACCGCGGCTGCGCCTTCCCCGGCTGCGGCCGACCACCAGGCTGGTGCCACGCCCACCACATCGTGCACTGGGCGGACAACGGCGACACCGCACTAAGCAACCTTGTCCTGCTGTGCGGGCACCACCACCGCGTTGTCCACCACCACGGCTGGGCCGTCACCATCGGTGACGACCGCCAACCCTGGTTCACCCCACCGGCCTGGATCGACCCCGACGGCACGCCGCGGCCCGCACACCAACGACGACATCAGCCTCAACTACTGAGCCTGGAATAG
- a CDS encoding ESX secretion-associated protein EspG produces the protein MSSPTSWRLTPHELLTLWPVTGVARFPFPLQVRDTTPTLNERDLAMRHATARLQHGGLIRDGRVDADLEAALRILAAARLWCTAFGFHGTRTDGPSDLVRIRAAHAGRAGVLAVQLPGPQDDVGGDVLLRTVPNAALAESVVGALPPAPPGRERPATTATGPHGAETAVRSAEQREDRRFRELVAGPFTSAGQLSVTALAGDGHEHTRNTLRWFDREDDGRYLADHTAPATVRPADAVTLTAALQSQLTRCAAVLSYR, from the coding sequence GTGAGTAGCCCCACCAGCTGGCGGCTCACCCCGCACGAGCTGCTGACGCTGTGGCCCGTCACCGGGGTGGCCCGCTTCCCGTTCCCGCTGCAGGTCCGCGACACCACGCCCACCCTCAACGAGCGCGACCTGGCGATGCGGCACGCCACCGCCCGCCTGCAGCACGGCGGCCTGATCCGCGACGGCCGCGTGGACGCCGACCTCGAGGCGGCGCTGCGCATCCTGGCCGCGGCCCGGCTGTGGTGCACCGCCTTCGGCTTCCACGGCACCCGCACCGACGGCCCCAGCGACCTGGTGCGCATCCGCGCCGCGCACGCCGGCCGTGCCGGGGTGCTGGCGGTGCAGCTGCCCGGGCCGCAGGACGACGTCGGCGGCGACGTGCTGCTGCGCACCGTGCCCAACGCGGCGCTGGCGGAGTCGGTGGTCGGGGCACTGCCGCCGGCACCCCCGGGGCGGGAGCGCCCGGCCACCACGGCGACCGGGCCGCACGGCGCAGAAACCGCCGTGCGCAGCGCCGAGCAGCGTGAGGACCGGCGCTTCCGCGAGCTGGTGGCGGGGCCGTTCACCAGCGCCGGCCAGCTCAGCGTCACCGCACTGGCCGGCGACGGGCACGAGCACACCCGCAACACGCTGCGCTGGTTCGACCGCGAGGACGACGGCCGCTACCTGGCCGACCACACCGCCCCGGCCACCGTGCGCCCGGCCGACGCGGTCACCCTCACCGCCGCGCTGCAGTCCCAGCTCACCCGGTGCGCGGCGGTGCTCAGCTACCGCTGA
- a CDS encoding acyltransferase, with the protein MIDSSGSAADTRHALDRARKDLAIQSLRGLAVVLMVSGHIVGGHAEQGMQVDAGSLWHYFTVGLEDIRMPLFTLLSGLVYALRPVHTVQDYRRMVRGKSRRLLLPLLSVGTVLFALLFLVPWTNWTPALDDYWRVFAYGFKHLWFLQAIFLVFLVVAVLDLFGLLASVRRWQLATLAAMVTFVVVNLPPEADVFSINGALRLLPFFLLGYGMQRHGRLDARGWDAAVVSAMFVAAYGAKWLLLEDVWSPSELTRRTLSVIVGALGVVLVYSARQYLSSRLLAWIGGFSFAVYLLHVFGLSVSDTVLYLAGVDNHVVVFGLGLLVGVGGPILFQRVLERRWAWLLLVLLGERPRAPKPVQR; encoded by the coding sequence GTGATCGACTCGAGCGGCAGTGCGGCGGACACCCGCCACGCCCTCGACCGCGCACGCAAGGATCTCGCCATCCAGTCGCTGCGCGGGCTCGCGGTGGTCCTCATGGTCTCCGGGCACATCGTCGGCGGCCACGCCGAGCAGGGCATGCAGGTGGACGCCGGCTCGCTGTGGCACTACTTCACCGTGGGCCTGGAAGACATCCGAATGCCGCTGTTCACCCTCCTCTCCGGCCTGGTCTACGCGCTGCGCCCGGTGCACACGGTGCAGGACTACCGGCGGATGGTGCGCGGCAAGAGCCGGCGGCTGCTGCTGCCCCTGCTGAGCGTGGGGACGGTGCTGTTCGCGCTGCTGTTCCTGGTGCCCTGGACCAACTGGACACCGGCGCTGGACGACTACTGGCGGGTGTTCGCCTACGGCTTCAAGCACCTGTGGTTCCTGCAGGCGATCTTCCTGGTGTTCCTGGTGGTGGCGGTGCTGGACCTGTTCGGGCTGCTCGCCTCGGTGCGGCGCTGGCAGCTGGCCACGCTCGCGGCCATGGTGACGTTCGTGGTGGTCAACCTGCCGCCCGAGGCGGACGTGTTCAGCATCAACGGTGCGCTGCGGCTGCTGCCGTTCTTCCTGCTCGGCTACGGGATGCAGCGCCATGGCCGCCTGGACGCGCGCGGCTGGGACGCAGCGGTGGTGAGCGCGATGTTCGTGGCCGCCTACGGCGCCAAGTGGCTGCTGCTGGAGGACGTCTGGTCGCCGTCGGAGCTCACCCGCCGGACGCTGAGCGTCATCGTCGGCGCCCTGGGGGTGGTGCTGGTGTACTCCGCGCGCCAGTACCTCAGCTCCCGGCTGCTGGCCTGGATCGGCGGGTTCTCCTTCGCGGTGTACCTGCTGCACGTGTTCGGGCTGTCGGTGTCGGACACGGTGCTCTACCTCGCCGGGGTGGACAACCACGTGGTGGTGTTCGGGCTGGGGCTGCTGGTGGGCGTGGGTGGCCCGATCCTGTTCCAGCGCGTGCTGGAACGGCGGTGGGCGTGGCTGCTGCTGGTGCTGCTGGGCGAGCGGCCCCGGGCGCCGAAGCCCGTTCAGCGGTAG
- a CDS encoding DUF732 domain-containing protein yields MGKLGMALARTMVVPAALLLAACGDGSAAPDAQSSTALPSTTTAEPTTTTTLAAPTSTAAPTTTASRTQPPVATPSPTAARPTTPPLVAPTATTPVAVKDQACPPVQGLQVLTRSGNGTSAVGCADAAGVLDAYTAQGGGTRTVQGWQCASAAAGVAVTRCTKGELVLATYDTAAASAASATVNQAFLSQLADFTVPLAVGIGGGVAEQVTQALGHQVCGQLSAGTDYETIANGISGSFDYNADDARTVITASVLAICPQHKNLVGG; encoded by the coding sequence ATGGGCAAGCTCGGAATGGCGTTGGCACGCACGATGGTTGTGCCTGCGGCGTTGCTGCTGGCCGCCTGCGGTGACGGCTCCGCCGCCCCCGACGCGCAGTCCAGCACCGCCCTGCCCAGCACCACCACGGCCGAGCCCACCACCACCACCACCCTCGCCGCGCCCACCAGCACCGCAGCCCCCACCACCACGGCCTCGCGCACGCAGCCACCCGTGGCCACCCCGTCGCCGACGGCCGCCCGCCCCACCACGCCGCCGCTGGTCGCCCCCACCGCCACTACCCCGGTGGCCGTCAAGGACCAGGCCTGCCCGCCGGTGCAGGGCCTGCAGGTGCTCACCCGCTCGGGCAACGGCACCAGCGCCGTCGGCTGCGCGGACGCCGCCGGGGTGCTCGACGCCTACACCGCCCAGGGTGGCGGCACCCGCACCGTGCAGGGCTGGCAGTGCGCCTCGGCCGCTGCCGGCGTGGCCGTGACCCGCTGCACCAAGGGCGAGCTGGTGCTGGCCACCTACGACACCGCGGCCGCCAGCGCCGCCAGCGCCACGGTGAACCAGGCGTTCCTGTCCCAGCTGGCCGACTTCACCGTCCCGCTGGCCGTGGGCATCGGTGGCGGGGTGGCCGAGCAGGTGACGCAGGCGCTGGGTCACCAGGTGTGCGGCCAGCTCTCCGCCGGCACCGACTACGAGACCATCGCCAACGGCATCTCCGGCTCCTTCGACTACAACGCCGACGACGCGCGCACGGTGATCACCGCCTCAGTGCTGGCGATCTGCCCGCAGCACAAGAACCTCGTGGGGGGCTGA
- a CDS encoding NAD-dependent succinate-semialdehyde dehydrogenase, whose product MSGLSQREQQLIDSLPTKLWIGGAQVDAQGGATFAVDDPSTGETLTEVADASPEDAVMALDAACAVQQEWAATPSRERGEILRRAWELVVARTDDLSLLMTLEMGKALSESKAELTYGSEFLRWYAEEAVRVNGRYTHSPAGTGRILVTKQPVGPCLAITPWNFPLAMGTRKIGPAFAAGCTMIVKPASATPLTMLLLGEILAEAGVPRGVFSVLPSSRSSEVTAPLLTDPRLRKLTFTGSTGVGRTLIEKSSKHLLRTSMELGGNAPFVVFDDADVDAAVEGAMLAKIRNGGEACTAANRFHVANAVREEFTTKLVAKMQALKVGRGTEDDTDVGPLINQDQVDTVTELVQDAVDKGAKVLCGGSAPEGKGTYYTPTVLGDVPADARILAEEVFGPVAPITGFDTEEEGIALANNTEYGLCAYIYTQGLDRGLRVAEALESGIVGINRGVVSDVAGPFGGIKESGFGREGGSEGIHEYLETKYVALTS is encoded by the coding sequence GTGTCCGGTCTCAGTCAGCGCGAACAGCAGCTCATCGACTCGCTGCCCACCAAGCTGTGGATCGGCGGTGCGCAGGTGGACGCGCAGGGCGGCGCCACCTTCGCGGTGGACGACCCCTCCACCGGGGAGACGCTGACCGAGGTTGCCGACGCGAGCCCGGAGGACGCCGTCATGGCGCTGGACGCCGCCTGCGCCGTGCAGCAGGAGTGGGCGGCCACGCCGTCGCGGGAGCGCGGGGAGATCCTGCGCAGGGCGTGGGAGCTGGTGGTGGCCCGCACCGACGACCTCTCCCTGCTGATGACGCTGGAGATGGGCAAGGCGCTGTCGGAGAGCAAGGCGGAGCTGACCTACGGCTCGGAGTTCCTGCGCTGGTACGCCGAGGAGGCGGTGCGGGTGAACGGCCGCTACACCCACTCCCCGGCCGGCACGGGCCGCATCCTGGTGACCAAGCAGCCGGTGGGGCCGTGCCTGGCCATCACCCCGTGGAACTTCCCGCTGGCCATGGGCACCCGCAAGATCGGCCCGGCCTTTGCCGCCGGCTGCACCATGATCGTCAAGCCGGCCAGCGCCACCCCGCTGACCATGCTGCTGCTGGGGGAGATCCTGGCCGAGGCGGGTGTGCCGCGGGGGGTGTTCTCGGTGCTGCCCAGCTCACGCTCCAGCGAGGTCACCGCGCCGCTGCTCACCGACCCGCGGCTGCGCAAGCTCACCTTCACCGGCTCCACCGGGGTGGGGCGCACGCTGATCGAGAAGTCCTCCAAGCACCTGCTGCGCACGTCCATGGAGCTGGGCGGCAACGCGCCCTTCGTGGTGTTCGACGACGCCGACGTGGACGCGGCGGTGGAGGGCGCGATGCTGGCGAAGATCCGCAACGGCGGCGAGGCGTGCACCGCGGCCAACCGGTTCCACGTGGCCAACGCGGTGCGCGAGGAGTTCACCACCAAGCTGGTGGCCAAGATGCAGGCACTGAAGGTGGGCCGCGGCACCGAGGACGACACCGACGTGGGTCCGCTGATCAACCAGGACCAGGTGGACACCGTCACCGAGCTGGTGCAGGACGCGGTGGACAAGGGCGCCAAGGTCCTGTGTGGAGGATCAGCGCCGGAGGGCAAGGGCACGTACTACACCCCGACGGTGCTGGGCGACGTGCCCGCTGATGCGCGCATCCTGGCTGAGGAGGTGTTCGGCCCGGTGGCGCCGATCACCGGCTTCGACACCGAGGAGGAGGGCATCGCGCTGGCCAACAACACCGAGTACGGCCTGTGCGCCTACATCTACACCCAGGGCCTGGACCGGGGGCTGCGGGTGGCCGAGGCGCTGGAGAGCGGCATCGTGGGCATCAACCGCGGCGTGGTGTCGGACGTGGCCGGCCCGTTCGGCGGCATCAAGGAGTCGGGCTTTGGCCGCGAGGGCGGCAGCGAGGGCATCCACGAGTACCTGGAGACCAAGTACGTCGCGCTGACCAGCTGA